From Bacteroidota bacterium, a single genomic window includes:
- a CDS encoding SusD/RagB family nutrient-binding outer membrane lipoprotein, with protein sequence MKLKNNMTVKIKIKSFKTYTLLVTLLVVVICGCRKDFEEINKNPNGFTSASDGSLFNSALRSLQPEWNEQLYVNLSVLQLQTQQIALPQVRWVNYTLGTEAIWSNYYTTLPALRELEKRFNAQDIAQPEIKNMQAMMKVVLALKTFKVTDLFGDIPFSQAGYGFQDATQTHPGFDSQQEIYKALLDDLKWCHENINDTAVNRDPFLTFKKFDNLFYGDMKKWRKLSNSLRLRYAMRMANKEPLLAGQMIKDIIENNRPCLGINEFGQLANDPQNETAAIWPFKLGYRNESKGWAFNQSKDARMGTNMWRLLAKHDSVDGSGIYDPRAYYFFETNIDNKWVPYYNDPATGIPDGGIPYDYQRDIAYAVKGTDCKYSPVNYYLVRDMDYQPELLMSGAEVLFLRAEAYMRGIGVAKDEGLAATAFLDGIQSSLTFWQYVMTNSKLPLGATFATNINVPANLDFFSVQNNLSFWFGTAEQKLEEIYEQSYIDFFRQPQEAFSLARRTMATPRQGSAPLNVFRFPIPPTELSYNLASWSAAYGTSGNNLNQKVWWMN encoded by the coding sequence ATGAAATTGAAAAACAACATGACCGTTAAAATTAAAATAAAATCATTCAAAACATATACACTCCTAGTTACACTCCTGGTTGTTGTAATATGCGGTTGCCGCAAAGATTTTGAGGAGATAAATAAAAATCCCAACGGCTTCACCTCGGCAAGTGATGGCTCTTTGTTTAATTCGGCCTTACGTTCTTTACAACCGGAGTGGAATGAACAACTTTATGTGAATCTTTCGGTACTACAACTTCAAACGCAACAAATTGCGCTGCCGCAAGTGCGCTGGGTAAACTACACGCTTGGCACCGAAGCCATATGGAGTAATTATTATACCACCCTGCCTGCGCTGCGCGAATTAGAGAAGCGATTTAATGCGCAAGACATTGCACAGCCCGAAATAAAAAATATGCAAGCAATGATGAAGGTGGTGCTTGCTTTAAAAACATTTAAGGTAACTGACCTATTTGGCGATATTCCATTCAGCCAGGCAGGATATGGATTTCAAGATGCTACCCAAACCCATCCCGGGTTCGATTCGCAACAAGAAATTTATAAAGCCTTATTAGACGATTTGAAATGGTGCCACGAAAACATAAACGATACCGCAGTTAATCGCGACCCTTTTCTCACGTTTAAAAAATTTGATAACCTCTTTTATGGAGATATGAAGAAGTGGCGGAAATTGTCGAACTCGTTGCGCCTGCGATATGCTATGCGCATGGCAAATAAGGAACCGCTGCTTGCAGGTCAGATGATAAAAGATATAATTGAAAACAACAGACCATGTTTAGGAATAAATGAGTTTGGGCAGTTGGCAAATGACCCGCAAAATGAAACTGCTGCTATTTGGCCATTTAAGCTGGGGTATAGAAACGAAAGCAAGGGTTGGGCTTTTAATCAATCGAAGGATGCACGCATGGGCACCAATATGTGGCGCTTGCTTGCTAAGCATGATAGTGTGGATGGAAGCGGAATTTACGATCCACGTGCGTATTACTTTTTCGAAACCAATATTGATAACAAATGGGTGCCGTATTACAACGATCCTGCTACCGGTATTCCTGATGGAGGTATTCCATACGACTATCAACGCGATATTGCGTATGCAGTAAAAGGAACAGATTGTAAATATTCGCCTGTAAATTATTATCTGGTGCGCGATATGGATTACCAACCTGAGCTATTAATGAGTGGTGCCGAAGTTTTGTTTTTGCGTGCCGAGGCGTATATGCGCGGTATTGGTGTGGCAAAGGACGAAGGACTGGCAGCTACTGCCTTCTTAGATGGTATACAGTCATCGTTAACCTTTTGGCAGTACGTGATGACCAACTCAAAGCTTCCTCTAGGTGCCACTTTTGCAACTAATATTAATGTTCCTGCCAACCTCGACTTTTTTTCGGTTCAAAATAATTTGAGCTTTTGGTTTGGTACCGCTGAACAAAAGCTTGAAGAAATTTACGAGCAAAGTTATATTGACTTTTTTCGCCAACCGCAAGAAGCATTCTCACTTGCACGAAGAACCATGGCTACACCAAGGCAGGGGAGTGCACCGTTAAATGTGTTTCGATTTCCTATTCCACCAACTGAGCTAAGTTATAACCTGGCAAGTTGGAGCGCAGCCTATGGAACATCAGGCAATAACCTCAATCAAAAGGTTTGGTGGATGAATTAG
- a CDS encoding SusC/RagA family TonB-linked outer membrane protein, with protein sequence MKHLFRILILLGIAINIAHAQSTVQGTVYGADDKQPLPFVTVAVYATTNGTITDVAGKFSLQSVKTTDTIIFSFVGYETLRLPAQLGGNMQVYLTTNRKQLGEVVVTALGVSRQKRELGYATEKIGGNEIQQSNAPNIINALSGKAAGVQVTNPDGVDGGTTRITIRGNNSIDGNNQPLIVIDGMPMNNDPGLTDIGRGRDWGSAINNINMADVEDINVLKGGAASALYGSRGANGVILITTRKGRKHKGIGASYTMMYKTMRPFRYREVQNKYGGGAPRADLGSPDFEYGSDSVPMTPSLSTDPKFGYPGTAVSWGPAYNGEYIRWWDGKMRAWEAQPDNLRLPFRNGQNVMHNVSVEGAGDAGSMRFSFSRNTNTPIIYNSNFSQTTISTNTTMKVTDKVTLGLALSYALFDRLNSPLQGDDANSINKALLYSWPRSYLGEDLDAYALSNGTQNPNIGYPYNYIDNNIWWNYFNNNTTLNRNKLIGGLTLNYNISKWLSLSCLTGLDNTSDEYETKNKPTDLIGLQDGYYAQQLQRDRSVNGEWLLTAKKDSLFRKPINVSWSLGGSSWSRNMQNVRAQSGRWYFPNWYSLSNFTPTIYGTDADGNVTVASLGDDPATLLPVTNFYRKRINSFYSFMNVSLHDYLFLQVTGRNDWSSTLPQNANSYFYPGASLSFILSDALKWSNKILSFCKVRGGAAQTATDTDPYQTEFYYKTSLYGGQQASSFPAVIPPISLKPQRVNSYEIGTSLGFFKDFITLDLTYYYKYAFDQIIRTPVPTSAGAATALINEGIISNKGVEIILNATVIQRNNFSIKTGLNYARNRNTVVSLGDYADTYILADIWGENGPQIALQEGDDFGTIVGWDYVYKDEKPVVSDDGTRYLLTPTRVPVGNASPLFIGGWNTAWRYRSLTLSTLIDTKWGGDIYSGSYVTGLQTGQSPATLEERDGGGLPYTDANGNITNTGVILEGVHADGTPNTTVVNYIYKYMPNAGGWGNFLTKPGIVENTWVKFREVTLAWQLPARMVQRTRVLQDMSIAFTARDLFYIYTTLPDNINPEGTIGAGNAQGLEWGALPGVRSFTVSINARF encoded by the coding sequence ATGAAACACTTGTTTCGCATTTTAATCTTATTGGGCATTGCAATAAATATTGCCCACGCACAAAGCACTGTGCAAGGTACTGTTTATGGTGCCGATGATAAGCAACCACTCCCCTTTGTAACGGTGGCAGTATATGCTACAACCAATGGCACCATCACCGATGTTGCCGGTAAATTTTCATTGCAGAGTGTAAAAACAACAGACACCATTATTTTTAGTTTTGTGGGCTACGAAACACTTCGTTTACCGGCTCAGCTGGGTGGCAACATGCAAGTGTATCTTACAACCAATCGCAAGCAGTTGGGCGAAGTAGTGGTAACGGCTTTAGGTGTATCGCGCCAAAAGCGCGAGTTGGGGTATGCCACCGAAAAAATTGGAGGCAATGAGATACAGCAGAGCAATGCACCTAATATAATTAACGCCCTTAGTGGCAAGGCTGCAGGTGTACAAGTTACTAACCCCGATGGAGTAGATGGAGGCACAACACGTATCACCATTCGCGGCAATAATAGCATTGATGGTAACAACCAGCCACTCATTGTTATAGATGGTATGCCCATGAACAACGATCCCGGCCTTACCGATATAGGTCGTGGGCGTGATTGGGGTAGCGCCATTAACAACATAAACATGGCCGATGTAGAAGATATTAATGTGCTTAAAGGCGGAGCCGCAAGTGCCCTTTATGGCTCGCGTGGTGCCAATGGTGTAATTTTGATAACTACCCGCAAAGGCCGCAAGCACAAAGGCATTGGCGCCTCCTATACCATGATGTATAAAACCATGCGTCCGTTTCGCTATCGCGAGGTGCAAAATAAATATGGTGGTGGGGCTCCTCGTGCCGACCTTGGGTCGCCTGATTTTGAATATGGCAGTGACAGCGTACCAATGACACCTTCGCTTAGTACCGATCCAAAGTTTGGTTATCCTGGCACAGCAGTTTCGTGGGGACCGGCTTATAACGGTGAGTATATACGTTGGTGGGATGGTAAGATGCGCGCCTGGGAAGCACAACCCGATAACTTGAGATTGCCTTTTCGAAACGGCCAAAATGTGATGCATAATGTGTCGGTAGAAGGGGCAGGAGATGCCGGTAGCATGCGCTTTTCGTTTAGCCGTAACACCAATACACCTATTATATACAACAGTAACTTTAGCCAAACCACCATCAGCACCAATACTACTATGAAGGTTACTGATAAGGTGACACTTGGTCTGGCGCTTTCATACGCGCTTTTCGATAGACTAAATAGCCCCTTGCAGGGAGACGATGCTAACTCTATAAACAAAGCCCTGCTGTACTCATGGCCACGAAGTTATTTGGGCGAAGACCTCGATGCCTATGCGCTTTCTAATGGCACTCAAAATCCTAATATAGGATATCCCTACAATTATATCGACAATAATATTTGGTGGAATTATTTTAATAATAACACGACACTTAATCGAAACAAATTAATTGGAGGTCTTACCTTGAATTATAACATTAGTAAGTGGCTATCGCTTAGTTGCCTTACCGGTCTTGATAATACAAGTGATGAATATGAAACAAAAAATAAACCTACAGACTTAATCGGGTTGCAGGACGGGTATTATGCACAGCAATTGCAGCGCGACCGCAGTGTCAATGGAGAGTGGCTGCTCACAGCAAAAAAGGATAGCCTGTTTAGAAAGCCCATTAATGTTAGTTGGAGTTTAGGTGGTTCAAGTTGGTCGCGTAACATGCAAAATGTAAGAGCGCAATCAGGGCGTTGGTATTTTCCTAACTGGTATAGCCTGAGTAATTTTACTCCAACTATTTATGGAACTGATGCTGATGGAAACGTTACTGTAGCTTCGCTTGGCGATGATCCGGCAACCTTGTTGCCGGTTACTAATTTTTATCGTAAGCGCATCAATTCGTTTTACTCATTTATGAATGTGTCGTTACATGACTATTTATTTTTGCAAGTAACAGGTCGTAATGATTGGTCGTCAACCTTACCGCAAAATGCTAACTCATATTTTTATCCCGGAGCATCTTTGAGTTTTATTTTGTCTGATGCTTTAAAATGGAGTAATAAAATATTGAGTTTTTGTAAAGTTCGTGGAGGCGCAGCACAAACTGCTACTGATACCGATCCTTATCAAACAGAATTTTATTATAAGACCTCTTTATATGGTGGGCAACAAGCATCGTCTTTTCCTGCGGTAATACCACCTATATCGCTCAAGCCACAGCGTGTCAACAGTTACGAGATAGGCACTAGCCTTGGTTTTTTCAAGGATTTCATCACGCTTGATTTGACTTACTATTATAAATATGCTTTCGATCAGATTATTCGCACACCGGTTCCTACTTCGGCAGGTGCAGCTACAGCTTTAATTAACGAAGGAATCATTTCCAATAAAGGAGTTGAAATAATATTAAATGCCACCGTAATACAACGCAATAATTTTAGTATCAAGACTGGATTAAATTATGCACGCAATCGCAATACGGTTGTCAGCCTAGGCGATTATGCCGATACCTATATTCTTGCCGACATCTGGGGAGAGAATGGCCCGCAAATAGCCTTGCAGGAAGGTGATGATTTTGGAACTATTGTAGGTTGGGATTATGTTTATAAAGATGAGAAACCTGTGGTGAGTGATGATGGTACCCGATATTTGCTTACACCAACAAGGGTGCCTGTTGGCAATGCCTCACCATTATTTATTGGTGGATGGAATACTGCATGGCGCTATCGCTCACTTACACTTAGTACCCTAATTGATACCAAATGGGGTGGCGACATATACAGTGGTAGTTACGTTACCGGCTTACAAACCGGACAAAGCCCAGCTACCCTTGAAGAGCGCGATGGCGGAGGGCTTCCTTACACCGATGCTAATGGAAATATTACCAATACAGGAGTAATATTAGAAGGAGTACATGCCGATGGAACTCCTAATACTACGGTAGTTAATTATATCTATAAGTATATGCCTAATGCCGGAGGGTGGGGAAATTTTCTTACCAAACCAGGCATTGTTGAAAATACATGGGTTAAGTTTCGTGAGGTAACCCTTGCATGGCAATTGCCTGCGCGAATGGTGCAACGCACTCGTGTATTGCAGGATATGAGCATTGCATTCACCGCCCGCGATTTGTTTTATATTTATACCACACTTCCTGATAATATTAATCCTGAAGGAACCATAGGTGCCGGCAATGCCCAGGGCCTTGAGTGGGGAGCTTTGCCCGGTGTGAGAAGTTTTACCGTAAGTATAAATGCACGATTTTAA
- a CDS encoding carboxypeptidase-like regulatory domain-containing protein, which produces MKLILRIFILLLCCTQLDFTQSSVQGIVYGADDKPPLPFVTVAVYATTNGTITDVAGKFSLQSVKTTDTIIFSFVGYETLRLPAQLGGNMQVYLTTNRKIF; this is translated from the coding sequence ATGAAATTAATACTTCGAATTTTTATTTTATTGTTATGCTGCACTCAGTTGGATTTTACTCAAAGCTCTGTGCAAGGTATTGTTTATGGTGCCGATGATAAGCCACCACTCCCCTTTGTAACGGTGGCAGTATATGCTACAACCAATGGCACCATCACCGATGTTGCCGGTAAATTTTCATTGCAGAGTGTAAAAACAACAGACACCATTATTTTTAGTTTTGTGGGCTACGAAACACTTCGTTTACCGGCTCAGCTGGGTGGCAACATGCAAGTGTATCTTACAACCAATCGCAAGATTTTCTGA
- a CDS encoding T9SS type A sorting domain-containing protein: protein MKNTLNIAILLCISLVAKAQSWNLSTVQPFAYGCPGTICIGGPTTGYTFESVPPAQVTNIPGWCGDVELLGWAGTYTVIIRNASNGNIVQTFPNIVLAQPPCMLELINLSVVSGCYNDNEIWFYNNGLFCGGGNVDLYKDGFYQTTMPFNAPGGPFYFSNLTPGNYQLTISSFTCTDTKSITIPANCNAPSSGFVATNITSSSAKLNWTTIPCALKYTISYRKKNTSSWTTVYVNSNSSFKSITGLLPSTIYQWRIKSRCNLNPISASTWSPIQSFTTAPLRIGQDVTETEPTLVLSVYPNPASETFKIESPFDLTNTNISISDVNGRVLNSSVQIDENMAEINLQNFDNGIYTVIVKTENNIYKNKVVVLK, encoded by the coding sequence ATGAAAAACACACTTAACATTGCGATACTACTTTGCATTTCATTAGTTGCAAAAGCACAAAGCTGGAATCTTTCTACAGTACAACCATTTGCTTATGGCTGCCCCGGCACTATTTGCATTGGCGGACCAACCACAGGTTATACTTTTGAATCAGTGCCTCCTGCTCAAGTTACCAATATACCTGGCTGGTGTGGCGATGTTGAATTATTGGGATGGGCCGGCACTTATACAGTTATCATCAGAAATGCGAGTAATGGAAATATTGTTCAAACTTTTCCCAATATAGTTTTAGCTCAGCCTCCATGTATGCTTGAGTTAATTAATCTATCGGTAGTATCAGGGTGCTATAATGATAACGAAATTTGGTTTTACAACAATGGTTTATTTTGCGGAGGTGGAAATGTAGATTTATATAAAGATGGCTTCTATCAAACAACTATGCCATTTAATGCACCGGGTGGTCCATTTTATTTTAGCAACCTTACACCTGGCAATTATCAATTAACTATTAGTTCGTTTACATGTACAGATACAAAAAGTATAACCATACCCGCCAACTGCAATGCTCCAAGCAGTGGATTTGTGGCGACAAATATCACTAGCAGTAGTGCCAAGCTTAACTGGACTACGATACCTTGTGCTTTAAAATATACCATCAGCTACAGAAAAAAAAATACAAGCAGTTGGACAACCGTGTACGTTAATTCAAATAGTTCGTTTAAGAGTATCACAGGACTTTTGCCTTCTACTATTTATCAATGGAGAATTAAATCGCGCTGCAATCTGAATCCAATAAGTGCATCTACATGGTCGCCCATACAATCATTTACTACAGCACCTTTGCGCATTGGGCAGGATGTAACAGAAACAGAACCGACTCTAGTGTTGAGTGTTTATCCCAACCCTGCAAGTGAAACATTTAAAATTGAAAGCCCTTTTGATTTGACCAACACCAATATTTCTATTTCAGATGTGAATGGTCGCGTTCTCAATTCATCCGTACAAATAGATGAAAACATGGCCGAGATTAACCTTCAGAATTTTGACAATGGAATATATACAGTCATTGTTAAAACTGAAAATAATATTTATAAAAATAAAGTTGTTGTTTTAAAATAG
- the paaZ gene encoding phenylacetic acid degradation bifunctional protein PaaZ translates to MQILSNYACGEWVTSAEKTQTLYNAINGDEVAVASSAGLDFGMMCNYARTVGGPALRKMTFFERGLMLKKLAMYLTDRKEDFYKVSWATGATRADSWVDIEGGFGNLFTYASLRRQFGNETFCLEGDIAKLSKGNTFIGHHICVPKEGVAIHINAFNFPVWGMLEKIAVNLFAGVPAIVKPATITSFLTEAVFKEIVKSGIVPEGALQLICGSANGILDHVINQDIVTFTGSAHTGMMLKKQPRLIEESVPFNMEADSLNCCVLGTDAAPGSADFDIFIKEIHREIVTKAGQKCTAVRRIMVPEKYVEDVQLALSKRLQSTVIGDPQLEGVRMGALAGKQQLKEVTEKVAQLAQSQQIIYDGREAFQLKGGDKDKGSFIAPIIFLNANPFTKTDCHNVEAFGPISTIMPYTHISEAVELARMGKGSLVSSIITSDAKIAREYTIGAACMHGRILILNNDCAKESTGHGSPMPHLVHGGPGRAGGGEEMGGKRGVFHYLQRTAIQGSPSMLTNVTNTFMHGANYILKDVHPFRKNFEELEIGETWITAKHTVTETDITNFANVSGDNFYAHMDATSLDGTIFTQRVAHGYFILSKAAGLFVEPRKGPVLLNYGLDECRFVKPVYPGTTIGVRFTCKEKIDQEKKSDDDIPKGIVKWLVDIYDDTNETVALATILTMVKKIES, encoded by the coding sequence ATGCAAATACTAAGTAACTACGCATGCGGTGAGTGGGTAACATCCGCTGAAAAAACGCAAACATTATATAATGCCATTAATGGCGATGAAGTAGCAGTGGCAAGCAGCGCTGGTCTTGATTTTGGAATGATGTGCAATTATGCCCGAACCGTTGGTGGACCTGCATTGCGTAAAATGACTTTCTTTGAGCGTGGACTGATGCTCAAGAAACTTGCAATGTACCTTACCGATCGTAAAGAAGATTTCTACAAAGTTAGTTGGGCCACAGGCGCAACTCGTGCCGATAGCTGGGTAGATATCGAAGGTGGATTTGGCAACCTGTTTACTTACGCAAGTTTGCGCAGGCAATTTGGCAACGAAACATTTTGTCTTGAAGGCGATATAGCTAAACTAAGTAAAGGCAATACATTTATCGGTCATCATATTTGCGTGCCCAAAGAAGGAGTGGCCATACACATCAATGCATTTAACTTTCCGGTGTGGGGTATGCTCGAGAAAATTGCTGTAAACCTTTTTGCCGGTGTACCTGCAATTGTAAAGCCTGCTACCATTACCAGCTTTCTTACCGAAGCCGTATTTAAAGAAATAGTAAAATCAGGGATTGTTCCCGAAGGTGCTTTGCAGTTGATTTGTGGCAGCGCCAATGGTATTCTCGATCATGTTATCAATCAAGACATCGTTACCTTTACCGGTAGTGCCCACACCGGCATGATGCTAAAGAAACAACCACGACTTATTGAAGAAAGTGTACCGTTTAATATGGAAGCCGATAGTCTTAATTGTTGTGTGCTTGGTACCGATGCTGCTCCGGGTAGTGCCGACTTTGATATTTTTATAAAAGAAATCCATCGCGAAATAGTTACCAAGGCAGGTCAAAAATGTACAGCAGTGCGCAGAATTATGGTGCCTGAAAAGTATGTGGAGGATGTTCAACTTGCCCTTAGCAAGCGATTGCAAAGCACTGTAATTGGAGACCCTCAGTTGGAAGGTGTGCGAATGGGCGCACTTGCCGGCAAGCAACAACTTAAAGAAGTGACCGAGAAGGTGGCGCAACTTGCACAATCGCAACAAATAATCTATGATGGTCGCGAAGCATTTCAACTTAAGGGTGGCGATAAGGATAAGGGATCGTTTATAGCTCCCATTATTTTTTTGAATGCAAATCCATTTACAAAAACCGATTGTCATAACGTTGAGGCGTTTGGTCCCATAAGCACCATCATGCCATACACACATATTAGCGAAGCGGTAGAGTTGGCCCGAATGGGAAAAGGCTCGCTGGTGAGTAGCATAATTACAAGTGATGCAAAAATTGCGCGCGAGTACACCATTGGTGCAGCGTGTATGCATGGCCGCATTTTGATACTTAACAATGATTGCGCAAAAGAAAGCACCGGCCATGGCTCGCCCATGCCGCACCTGGTGCATGGTGGCCCCGGCCGCGCAGGTGGTGGCGAAGAGATGGGTGGTAAGCGTGGCGTGTTTCATTATCTGCAACGCACTGCCATACAAGGCTCACCATCTATGCTTACTAACGTAACTAATACGTTCATGCATGGAGCTAATTATATTTTGAAGGATGTACATCCTTTCCGAAAAAATTTTGAAGAATTGGAAATTGGCGAAACATGGATTACTGCAAAGCATACAGTAACCGAAACAGACATAACCAACTTTGCCAATGTGAGTGGCGATAATTTTTATGCGCATATGGATGCAACATCACTTGATGGAACCATATTTACCCAACGGGTAGCACATGGATATTTTATTTTGAGCAAAGCAGCAGGCCTATTTGTTGAACCACGCAAAGGCCCGGTATTATTAAACTATGGGTTAGATGAATGTCGCTTCGTAAAGCCTGTTTATCCCGGAACTACCATTGGTGTGCGATTTACCTGTAAAGAAAAAATTGATCAGGAAAAAAAATCAGACGATGATATACCAAAAGGTATAGTGAAATGGCTGGTTGATATTTATGATGATACGAATGAGACAGTTGCACTTGCAACTATATTAACCATGGTGAAGAAGATAGAAAGTTAG
- a CDS encoding UbiX family flavin prenyltransferase, translated as MSVNKIVIAITGASGSIYAKVLLDKLQTLQPQPDAVGIVFSSNARQVWEYELGNRNFNLLPYTTYEKDDFMAPFASGSARFNTMIICPCSMGTLARIASGISNDLITRAADVILKERRRLILVTRETPLSLIHINNMRLVTEAGGIICPATPSFYSKPESPEAIAATVIDRVLSLAGIENNSFQWGKD; from the coding sequence ATGAGTGTAAATAAAATAGTAATAGCGATAACAGGGGCAAGTGGTAGCATATATGCTAAAGTACTGCTGGATAAACTGCAAACGCTGCAACCCCAGCCTGATGCAGTGGGAATAGTGTTTTCTAGTAACGCCAGGCAAGTATGGGAGTATGAACTTGGTAACAGGAATTTCAACTTGCTTCCATATACCACTTACGAAAAAGATGATTTCATGGCGCCATTTGCATCGGGCAGTGCCCGATTTAATACCATGATAATTTGCCCATGCAGCATGGGTACACTTGCACGAATTGCCAGTGGCATATCCAATGATTTAATAACCCGAGCTGCAGATGTGATATTAAAAGAACGTAGAAGATTAATTTTAGTAACAAGAGAAACACCCCTGAGCTTAATTCACATCAACAATATGAGATTGGTAACAGAGGCAGGAGGAATTATTTGCCCGGCAACACCTTCGTTTTACAGTAAACCCGAATCTCCTGAAGCCATTGCCGCAACTGTTATCGATAGGGTACTTTCTTTGGCAGGAATTGAAAACAATAGTTTTCAATGGGGGAAGGATTAA
- the ybeY gene encoding rRNA maturation RNase YbeY: protein MPRSIQFIYQLKGVRVQNSTLICRWLTQLAQVNKKHISSITYILCSDKYIKGINQQFLNHDYPTDIITFNLSADKTNLIAEIYIGYETIRLNATKYKVTVKDELHRVLAHGLLHLIGYDDKTEKEIAMMRKAEDEWLSKRTWMKI, encoded by the coding sequence ATGCCTCGCTCAATACAATTCATATATCAGCTCAAAGGAGTACGTGTTCAAAATTCTACACTGATTTGCCGATGGCTTACGCAATTGGCGCAAGTAAATAAAAAGCATATAAGTTCGATAACGTACATCCTCTGCAGCGATAAATACATTAAAGGAATCAATCAACAATTTCTTAACCATGATTACCCAACTGATATTATCACCTTTAATTTATCTGCGGATAAAACCAATTTAATAGCTGAAATATATATTGGATATGAAACGATAAGATTAAATGCCACAAAGTATAAGGTAACCGTTAAAGATGAATTGCATCGTGTATTGGCACATGGTCTGCTGCATTTGATCGGATATGATGATAAAACAGAAAAAGAAATTGCCATGATGCGCAAAGCTGAAGATGAATGGCTAAGCAAAAGGACGTGGATGAAGATTTAA